The Bosea vestrisii genome segment GCATTAGGAGAACAGGCCAGTTGGCTGAACCGCCGGTGACGGGTTGGCAACTTGTCTATATCCCGGCGGAGCCGATGGCAGAGCGTTCGAGCGACGCGATAGTGAAGGCGACAACGAAGAGACTTCCGTCGCTAGCAGAGGAGCTGCACATGGTTTCGATCGTCCCTCGGGTGCCACTCAAGCGCGCCGATGATCTTGTTGGCCGCATCGAAGCCTTGGTCGCGGACGCGCAAGCGAAAGGCCAGAAAAGCATCGCTTACTTCCTCAACATGGCATTGATAGAGCTCGAATCCAACTGAGGCCCGGAGAAAACGATAGCGGCGTTGGCGCCGATGATCGGCCTCGCTTGCCGAAGCGCTGATCCCATACGGCATTGCTGTCAGCTCTAAATTGGACTGCGCAACATCGGTTGCTCCAACCCCGCCCATCGGCAAGGGCCGGAAAATCGGGCATCAGGCCGACGGAGAGGAAGGGCAACCCTTCGCGCGCTACCACGACTCAGAATGAAACAGCTGTGGACGACGCATTGTCGTTGCCCAGAACAACACTCAAAGCTTGTGAGATGCAGGAGATTCGCGTCGTAATATGGCGCCGTTCGTGGTACGTTCCTTGTTGGGCATGATCCGTTAGGCTGCATCGCAAATCGCTGGAAGGTGGCAATGACTGTTTTGGGCGAACTTCTTTTCTATCGGCGGGATCAGGTCGACCTCGACGCGATTCTCCGGCACCACGCCGAGCTGCTGCGGCAGCACGTTGATAAACTCTCAGACAAGCTTTTTTCAGAGAAATCGGACGATGAGATCGCGGAACTCGTTGCGAAAGAGGCGACGATCAAGCCACTGGAAGTAGATTTTGCGGCCGCGAAGCCGAGCGTTGAGGAAACGCAAGTCGAAGTTCACGACCGGTACGGTTTCAATCGGGGCCCCACTCGCGTTCCGGGCTTAAAGGCTACCAAAGCAATCCCATTCAAAGGCGATCCTGATCTTTGGCGCCTGCGGACAAATCCCTTCAACATGAACCCACCGCGTGGCGATATCCGCGGCGGCAATCTCATTGTCGGGATCACCGTGCCCGCGCAACAAGCGAACGAGGCTGCCAAATACATTGAGGATACGATCAACCAGATTCCGGAATACCTAGCGCGCCAAGCTGCTCAGATCGAACCGCATAACGCCGGCCTGGCCGGCCAAGCGATGCAATGGGTCAAGGCACGTCGTCAACGCCTCGGCTCAGCCGCGGACCTGCTGAAAAAGCTTGGCGGCTGAAAAGCGCATGGCATTCCGCGGGCTTTTTGTCGGGATTGATCGATACCTTTCAACGGATATCAATGAGTTGAGCTGTGCCCGCCGGGATGCCGTGGCGCTGGAAGCGCTATTCGCGGACACATTGGGCGGAACGTCGACTCTCCTCGTTGACCAAGATGCCACGCGCGCGCGGCTCCAAACCGAGTTTGAAGCGCTGGAGGGATGTGCTCCTGAGGATACCGTCGTCATCTGCTTTTCCGGGCACGGCTCGGAAACGCATGAATTGGTGACCCACGATACGCAGATCGACGACCTTGCTGCGACCGCCATACCTCTTGAGCTCATTGAGCAATGGTTTTCCCGCATCCCGGCACGCCGTTTGGTCTTTTTCCTGGATTGCTGCTTCTCGGGCGGCATAGGGGCTAAGGTACTCAAGGTTGAGGCTCGCCCGCGAGATCTGCGCTCGGTTGAGATGAAACTCGACCACCTTGCGGGTCAAGGTCGTATTATTTTTACGGCGTCGAACGCTCACGAGCCTGCTTACGAACACAACCGCTATGGCCATGGCTTTCTGACCTTCTATCTCCTGGAGGCCTTGCGCGGTGTCGAAGATATCGTCGAAGCGGGGAAGTTGCCGATCTACCGTCTGCTCGACTACGTAACAGAACGCGTCAAGGCAGCCGCCCAACAGATCGGCCGGCCGCAGAATCCGACATTCCGCGGCAGCATCGACGGCGGCCTCCACTGGCCTGTCTTCGTGCCAGGCGCGAAGTTCTTCGCTGCCTTCCCCGATAGCATGCCGGCCCCGGTGACGACGGACATTCGCTCACTTGAGAAGGTTGGTTTTCCCTCTGCCTTGGTCGATGCATGGGCCGGCCCGATCCCGTCGCTTAACGCGCTTCAGGTCGACGCAATCAATGGGTTCGGCGTACTCGACGGCAACCATCTGGTCGTCTCTGCGCCAACGTCATCCGGCAAGACGCTGGTCGGGGAGCTGGCTGCCCTGAAGCAGGTTCTTGAACGCAAGCGGGCCATCTTCCTCCTTCCGCTAAAGGCCCTGGTTGCCGACAAGAGACGACATTTTCAAAGCACCTACGCTGCCTTCGGTGTTCGAACGATCGAAGCAACGGGTGAGACAGACGACATCTCGCCATTCATCCGTGGCCAGTACGACATCGCGCTGCTGACATATGAGAAATTCGCTGCCGTCGCGTTGAGCTATCCTCACGTGCTCGCCCAGGCAGGCGTGATCGTCGTCGACGAAGCCCAGATGATCGCTGATGAGAGCCGCGGCGCGAATCTCGAGTTCGTCCTGACCTTGATCCGCATGCAGCGGCGCGCAGATGTTGAGCCGCAAATCATCGCCCTATCCGCTGTCATCGGTGACACGAATGGCCTCGAACGATGGCTCGGCGCGAAGCTCCTTCGTCGCACCGAGCGGCCAGTACCGCTCGACGAGGGACTTCTCCTAGGAGACGGCAGCTACCGTTTTCTGGACTCGGCAGCCGGCCAGGAACGCCGTTCGGATGGTCCCATCATCCGGCGCTTGTTTGGAAAGGGTTCCAGTCAGGATCTCATCATCCCTCTGGTCCAAAAGCTGGTCGGCGAGGGACAGCAGGTTATCGTCTTTCGCGAGCAGAAAGGCGAAACCCGGGGGTGCGCGCGTTATCTCGCAGACGCGTTGGGCTTACCGCCTGCATCTGAAGCTCTTGAACAGCTCCCGGCCGGCGATCCTTCTCAAGCCAGCCAAGATCTGCGAACGACGCTCGCCCAAGGGGTCGCATTCCACAACGCTGATCTGGAGCCTGAGGAGCGCCGGATCGTCGAGGAGGCGTTCCGGGATCCTGCTGCGAAGCTGCGCGTCATCGCGGCGACGACAACCCTGGCCATGGGGGTGAATACGCCGGCATCATCGGTGATCATCGCCGGGCTGCAACATCCCGGCGACAAGCCATACTCCATCGCAGAATATAAGAACCTGGTCGGCCGAGCGGGCCGGCTGGGCTACGCCGAAAAAGGGACCGCCTATCTCATCGCGATGGAGCCGCGCACAGAGTTCAATTTTTGGTCGCGCTATGTCACGGGCACTCCTGAGGACCTCGTCTCCCGCTTCCTCAGCTCCGGAACCGATCCCCGCTCCTTGATTGTTCGGGTCCTTGCTGCTGCCCGACGCGCAACCGGCGATGGTGTCACAGCGGACGAGATCATTGATTTCCTGGAAGCGAGCTTCGGTGCGTTTCAGGCAGCGGCTCAGCGGGAAAGCTGGCGCTGGAGCCGGACCGATCTTCTGGCTGCGCTGGGCGACCTGCAAAGCCATGGACTCATCGAAACCGACCAGCACGAGGCCTATCATCTGCTGCCGCTCGGCCGCTTGGCAGGCGAATCTGCAACAGAAGTGGGCTCGATAATTCGGCTGGTAGAAAGTCTTTCAGGAATCGCCCCTGACGACGTGACCGACCCCGCTCTCATCAGCGCTGCCCAGTCCACGCTTGAGCTCGATCAGCTTCACTTCCCGATCACCAAGAAGAGTACTCAAAAGGAGCCCGCTCTCTGGGCCCAGGAACTCCGCAACCAAGGCGTAGCCCATCGCATTTTAAACGCGTTCCAACGGTTTGCCGTGGATAGCCACCAACCCACGCTTCGGGCCAAGAAAGCTGTGGCTTGCCTGCTGTATGTTTCCGGCCAGGCGATGCAGGAAATCGAGCAAATCCTCACGCAATTTGGCGGCGCTTTTGGCGGTGCCGCCGGCCCTGTGCGTGCCGTTGCCGCGCGAACCAGTGATGTATTACCGACAGCCGCTAAGGTCGCTGAAATCCTTCATCCGTCGCTGAAACTCAGCGATCGCGTGTCGCGCCTGACGGTGCGTTTGACCTATGGGATCCCGGCTCCCGCCGTTGATTTGGCACGCGAGGCCGGCAATGAGCTCCTGCGAGGCGACTACTGCCGCCTCGCACATAGCGGCCTCTGTGAACCGGTTGCTATCGACAATGCCGACGAAGCGACGATTTTGGCCTGCGTTGACGGCAATAAGCGCAAATTGGAAGTTATCCGGCGCGCGTCCAGACAAACGACTGAACGGCGATCCAAGGCGGCGAAACCCGCAACGCCAATCCTTCAGGCATACGTTGGATGAATTCCCTTCGCCTCAGGCATGGCCCCGAAGTCACCTCGGCAGTTCAGCGCCGACCGTCTCCAGGGCGATCCCCTGAGTGCGTGCAAATTTCATGGTTTGTTCTTGCACGTCCGCGTGTGACGACGGTACGTTGTGATGCATACTCAAACGCATCAACAAGGAAAAATGCCATGACCGATGACGAGCCGTCCGAAGTTGTTCAGTCGAACCACAGCCTTAGCTCGAGTATCATTGAAAGGGGGCTGAGCTCGGCAAACTTGCAGGCGGCTTTAACCGCTCCCACCGCGCCGGCTCCGGCGCCAGCCGCTTCGGAACCTACAGCGCCGGCACCCGCACCTGCTGCATCCTCCCCAGGATCTGACAAGGCGTGAGTGCCGAGACGGATCTTGCCTCCGCGATTGGGCAATGCCTTTCCGCAGCGGCTGGTATCTTCGGCTTGGGGTTCATCGGCTGGCAGATATCCGTCGCCCGGCGAACCACCGACCTCCAGGCGCTGCAGACATTTCTACGGGACGCCAAGGAACACGAAGGCGCACTCCTCCGCGCGAAAGGTCAGAATGAGCTCGAGCGCGAACAAGCCTTCATTGAATTCTTGAACTTTATGGAGGCTTATGCAGCGGCCCTGAACGGGAAATTATTCCCGAAAACCAGCCGGGGTATTGTGGTCGATAAAATAGTCGATGCGCTGACTCTCATCGCCGGCTTGCCTGAATGGCACGACAAGCTCGAAGCTTCGATCACGAGTCACACGACTTTTTCGGCGCTGCGGCGTTTTATGCAGAAGCACAAAAAAGCTCTTGCTGACGCACGAGCTGTTCGCGGCGAACTCACACGCCCAAATTGAGCTTTTGTCCCCACGCACCGGCTATCAAGGCATTGTAGACCGGCCACTGCGCGCGTCGTGTTATCCGTACCTCGTGGCAGGCGCGGGTGCCAAATCAATGCTTTTCCGGAATATTGGTAGACAACGCACGCCCATAGCGTGCAAAACGGAAAATCATGCGTTAGAGTGGAGCATTAGAATTACTCGCTAATCCACAGCAATAACGAGGTCCGGGGGGCCGCTATAAAATGGCGAAGAAACGCGTCTTCATTAGCTTCGACTATGATCACGACGAAACACTAAAGACATTTCTGATCGGCCAAGCCAAGCTGCCTGACAGCCCTTTTGAACTGGCTGACTGGTCAATCAAAGAGCATATGACTGGAAACTGGAAGGAAAAAGCTAGAGCCAGAATTCGAAGCGTCGATGTCGTTATCGTATTGTGCGGACTCAATACAAATACCGCCGCCGGAGTGAGCGCTGAGCTCGCCATCGCCCGAGATGAGGCGATACCCTACTTCCTGCTGTCAGGATACAAGGACCGGACCAATATTAAACCTACTGCCGCCCTTACCACCGACAAGATGTACAAGTGGACATGGGATAATTTGAAAATCCTCATCGATGGGGGCAGATAATGAAGCGCGCGCTGGTCATCGGCATTGACGACTATTCAGTGAAGCCGCTCGGTGGTTGTGTCAACGACGCGATCTCTCTTGCGAACACTCTTGAGCGTAACGGAGATGGCTCTCCGAATTTCGGCGTACGAGTCCTCACGAGCAACACCGGACCAATATCTACGCCTGTGATGTACGATGCCATCGTCGAGCTTTTCAAGGCGGATGCAGACATTGCGCTGCTATTCTTCGCCGGGCACGGCATCATCAATACCGAGACCAACTCTGGCTATCTTGTGAGCCAGGACGGCACCCGGCCAACGTGGGGAATTTCGCTATCCGACGTCTTAAGCCTGGCCAACGAAGCTTATCCCCGGATCAAATCAACCGTCATTGTACTGGATAGCTGCCAGTCCGGCTACGCGGGTGAACTCCAGGGCCTTTCGGGCTCCCATTCAGCTCTCATTGGCAATGGCGTCACGATACTAACAGCCTGCCACCGGGACGGCGTAGCAGGTGAATCGGGAGGCCATGGCCTCTTCACGGGCCTTCTTTTGGACGGCTTGAGCGGCAGCGCCGCGGATGTGTGCGGTCGCATCACGCCAGCCGGTCTGTATTCGCTCATCGATCAGACGCTTGGTGAGTGGGAGCAGCGGCCCGTTTATAAGGCTAACGTCCAGACCTTCGTGGTACTTCGTAGCGTTGCGCCGAAGATACCTCTCGAAGTGCTCCGAAGGCTTCCTGAGTATTTCCCGGATCCGGCGTTCGAGTTCAAACTCGACCCCTCTTTTTGAGCCCGATCGCAAAGCTCTGTCGGAGGAACAGCAGAGTACTTTCCCCAATAACGAGGATAACCAGCGCACGTTCAAGGAACTTCAGATGTGCAACAGGCATGGATTGGTCGCGCCAGTCGATGCGGAGCACATGTTCTACGCGGCGCTCGAAGAGAAGGGGTGTCGGCTGACTGCCCTCGGTGCACATTACAGAAATTTGGCGATCCTGAAGAGAATTTAGTTAATAGGGAGAATAATATGCCGAGGGTTTTTGTCTCGCATAAGAAAGAAGATAGCCAGATTGCATCCGGAATCGCTGCCTATTTGAAGGCAGGCGGCCTGAATGTTTACATTGACACCATCGACACTCAGTTATCGGGAAGCGGCCCAGATCTGGCTGACTACATCCGAGCACAGCTTGAGAAATGCACGCAGCTCCTTGCTGTCATCAGCCCTGAAACCCAGGCTTCCTGGTGGGTGCCATGGGAGATCGGCGTAGCGACCGAGAAAGAGCGGTTTCTGGCATCTTTTGTCGCAAACCAGGCCAAGGTGCCCGAGTACCTTGAGAAGTGGCCGTATCTCAGGAACAGCGCGGATCTTGACGTCTACATTCGAGAATCGAAGCGCGCGCAAACTTTGGTGGAAGAGCGCGTCCGCGGGGGCTATCGCACAACGGCTCAAGCAACGGGCTTCCGGTCGTTTCATACGAGTTTGAAGTCCGCTCTACGCCAATAGAGCTGCCGGGAAGGGCGCGCCTTCACGGGCCGGGCAAGCAAGCGAGCTAGCTTTACACGGGCGTGGGGTGAACGGCCTCGGGTTGTTCGGAAGGCCGTTTGGTTCGAGTCATGCCGCCATGGCTGGCTCATCCAGCATGGCGTAGTAGCCCCCACGCGCTTCTGAACTGAACCTTCCGTTCTGCACTTTATCCTTGTAGCGCACCTAACTCTACGTAATGTTAGGCGTTGGAAATGGGGGCGGACTCCTTATTTGGAGCTTTTGGCTGCCTAGCCTTGAGGGCCGACATTGAACTCTCAGCAGGATCAGCAGATTGGGCTTGTGTTCAACGACACGACACGCGCGCCGTCCGCGTCCTCGGCGCATGTCCTCGTCGTCGGTGTCGGGCATTACGGAGCGGCGGCCGGCCTCGCGGAGCTGACCTCGTCAACGAGATCGGCGCGCGAGATCGCCGGCTGGTTCCTGCGCACCCAAGGTGACGGCATCACCCCACTGCCGGCGCCCGAGGGGTTCGCGAACGGCGGGGCCCCTCTCGGCAGCCTCGCCATCCTGCTCTCGGAGGGTGCGGACCGGGCTGCTACCTTTGCCGGGATCGACGTACCGCGCGCCACCTCCGCCAACCTGAAGCTGGCCTTCGGGGCCTGGCTGGCGCGCGCGACCGGACACCGCGACAACATCGCCATCCTCTATCTATGCGGCCACGGCCTGCGCGACGAGAAGCATACCGCCTTCATCCTGGAAGACCGGGACAGCGCCAGCACGACCAACCTCGTTAACGGCCTGATCGGGCTCGACGTCCTCGCCGACCTCATGAAGCGGCAGCCGGTCCGCTCCCAGCTGCTGCTGTTCGACTGCTGCCGGAGCAATATCTCGCTGGGCCTCCCCGATCGGTTCCAGATCGGCACCGACCTTCTCCCCCTAGCGGCGATGCCGGGCCCCGATATCGAGCAGATGGCGATGTTCGCGGCCCAGCCCGGCATGGAGGCCAGGGGTCGGATGGGACGCAACTCGCTCTTTGCCGAGAGCCTGATCGCGGCACTCGGCCATGCCGGGGCGTCGAAGATGACCGGGTCGTGGATCGTCAGCTCGCTCGGCATCTTCCGGGCAATGGACAGCTATCTCGAACTGTTCGCGCGCTCGGAGCATCAGTTCCAACGCATGGACGCCAGCGCCCTGGCGGATTTCCCAATCCACCAAGCCTCGATCTCGGCCAGCGAGGTTCACGCCTATATCAGCCTTGCCGATCCCTCGCTTTGGGAAAAGGCGACGATCCTGGTGCAGCCATCCAGCGGGCTCGCCACACCGCTCGCCAAACCGGCCGGGCAGCGCTTCATCGCGACCAAGCTCAAGCGCGACGAGCCGGTCTCGCTGATCGCGGATTGGGGGAATGGCACAAGCTCGCTGCCGGTCGAGCCCGACAGGCCGGTGCTCTTCGCGCGCATCGGCGCACCCAGCCTCGCGACCGTTGCCGCCGCCCCCTTGCCAGTATCGCGCGGCATCAACGAGAGTTTCGGCGCCCCTTTTGCACTGCCCGACCCATTTCCCATGCCGTTCCCCGCTCCTGGGACCCCTGGCGACGGCGCGATCTTCGATCCGTTCAGGGCCGACCGTTTCGACGCCCCCCGGGGAGGAACGCCGGCTCCCAGAAGAGGCGTGGTCATTCTGGAGCACCCGCGGCCAACCGAGCTTGCCGTCGTCGCGACATCGAGCGGCTCGATGCCCGCTCCGGCCGGCATCGTCACGGTGCAGCCTGGCGACGACGCGCCGCCGGTGATCAGGCTGCTATCGGACGTCATGGACGGCATTGCAGTCGCACCCGGCCGGCACAGGGTCGCATTGGCGCTGCCTGACGGGCGGAGCCTGCAGGAAACCGTGATGACCGTCGCCGGTAAGAAGACCACGGTGACGTTCGATGCCGGCGGCTCCCCGCATGAATGGCTCGCTACGGCGGCTGCGGCCGGCGTGCTGCCGCTGCCGCTGCGCGACCAGCCGGCTTTGCGGGCCTCCCGGCCACTCTCCTTTACCGCCGAGCTTCGAATGCCCCTGCGCTTCGAGGCGACGGCGGCGACGGCGGAAGATGTCGGCGCGCGCCTCGGCGACCATGCGATGAACGACGGCGCCGTCGCCAGGCTCGACATCGTCGAGCTGGTCCAGAAGCGTTTCAGGAGGGAGCCGGATGGATCGGTGCGCGCGAGGCCGCTCTGGCTGCGCTGTGCGGTCGATGGCTTAGCCTTCGATGTCGCTGTGCCGACGCCGGGCATGATCTGGACGGATCTCGGCTGGAGGCCGCATCTCGTCGCGGTTTCCTATAAGGGATCGCAGAAGGTGACGGCGCTCGCCGAGCCCGGCCCCGCTGCGCCCCTCTTCGCCTTCCTCGGCCGCCGCGATTTCGGCAATGCCGCGATAGCCACGGCCGCGCTGCTTGCCGGCAGCGACCGCGCCGCCATCGTCGGCAGCAAGAACCCGCTCGTCAGCGCGGCCGTGGCTATCGCGGCGCTGGCATCGCGCTACAAGGCGCCGGGGCTGTCCGCGAAATGGCATGACGACTTTGCCGGGCAGCACCCGTCATTACCAGACGCCGCCATAATCGCGGCGCGACGCTTGTGGAACGATGATGCCTTCAGCGACCGCCCCGAAGTGATGCGGGCGCAGCTCGAAACCGCCTACAGCGCCGGCGTGCCGGTCTTCGGCATCGCGCTCGACTGGCTCGCCCACGGGCTTTCGCTGTTCGACGACGACGACGCCCGCGGCATGGCCAAGCGCGTCCGCGCTGTGGCGCAACGCACAATTCAGGGCCAGCTTTTCACGACATTGCGCGCAATACCGGGGGAGGACTGATTATGGCGCCTGTTTTCAAGCTCACCATGCATCCGGCCTCGGAGGGCGATTGCGCCACGCTCGAATGGGGCGAGGCAAGCGCGCCGCGCCGGGCCCTGGTCGACCTCGGCCGCACCAAGGACTATCGGGCGCTCCTGCCGGAGCTGAAGGCCAGGAAGAGCTATGATCTCTTCGTCATCACCCATGTCGATGCCGACCATATCGAGGGGGCGATGCCGCTGGTACGCGCGGATGCGCCCTCCTTCGACCCCGGCGACGTCTGGTTCAATGCATATCATCATCTGATCGAGGCGCGGGACCGGGCGCAGGACGACTACGAGGCCTATGGCGCCGTGCAGGGCGAGAAATTGTCGGCCGGCATCCTCAAGTTCAACTGGCGCGCACGCTGGAACAAGGCCTTTGCCGGGCGCGTCGTCTCCATCAACCATCCCGCGGCGCGAGAGCCTATCAAGTTCGGCGACATCGAGTTCACCTTGATCTCGCCCGACGACGAGAAGCTCGCCGCCTTGGTGCCGAGATGGTTGGACGAGCTCGAGAAGGCCAATCTGCGCCCGCTCGACCCGGATCTGGTGCAGGAGGACGGGGAGGCGACCGAGTCGTTCGCGATGCTCGACGTGGACGCCCTAGCTCGCCAACCCTTCAACGAAGACACGGCGGCGCCGAACGGCTCCAGCATCGCGTTCCTTGCCAGGTTCGACCGAAAATGCGTGTTGATGCCAGGCGACGCGCATCCGGGCCTGATGGCGAAATCGCTTCGCGACCTTGGCGCGACGACCGACGATCCGATGCCGATCGACCTGTTCAAGGTCTCCCACCATGGCAGCCAGGCAAACACTTCCCCGGAGTTGCTCTCCCTGGTCGACTGCCGCCGCTACGCCTTTTCGACGGACGGGACGAGGCACGACCATCCCGATGCGGCAACCATCGCGCGCATCCTCAAGCAGGAGGAACGCCGCCGCAAGGCGCGGCCGCAGCAGGAGCGGACGGAGCTGATCTTCAATTTCCGCCAGCCACGTACAGCCTGCTGGGACATACCCGCCCTGAAGGACAAGCACCATTACGACTGCGTCTTCCCGGGCGAGGGGGAAAGCGGCGTAACGATCACAATCTGACTCCGGGCGGAGAGACCTGAAGCCATGCCGCGCAATCTGGGCAAACGCGTCGCGCTGGTGATGGGCGTCGAGGATTACGAGGCGCTTCGGCCGCTGCAGCGCCCGGTTTCGGATGCGCGCGCCGTCGCCGCGGCGCTGAAGGAGCTCGGCTTCGAGCTGGAGCGCAGCGCGAGCGGGGAGGACTTCATTCGCGATCCCGAACGCGGCGAGGCGCTCACCGCGCGCGAGGACTTTCTCGATCGCACGCGCGACGCCGACATCGCGCTCTTCTACTTTTCCGGCCACGCCGTTCAGGTCGACGGCGCCAACTATCTCCTGCTCAAGGATTCCAGCGTCCCGCAGAAAGCCCTGCTGAACGACCTGACCCTGCCGCTGTCGAGCGTCCTGGAGCGCATGCGCAATCGCGCCAGCAATAGCATCATCATCCTCGACGCCTGCCGCAACGACCCGTTCAGGGGCCAATTCCTCAAGGACGAGGACGATAATGCGAAAGGCGTGACCCTCCCGCCGACCGGGCTGGCAGGCATCTCATTGCCGAAGGGCAGCAAGAGCCAGAATCCGCGCACGGTTCACATCATCTTCTCCACCAGCGACGGCGCGACGGCGGCCGACATGGTGCGCAGCAGCGATGCCGCGCTGCTCCAGGAGATCGGCAACAACAGTCCGTTCACGGCCGCCCTGCTCAAACACATCAAAACGCCGGGGCTCTCGATCTCCGACATGGTCGGCCATGTCTCCGCCACGCTCCAGCAATGGACCGGGTTCGAACAGCAGCCCTGGCACAATTCCCTGCCGGGATCGCCGGTGCGGCTGAATCCAATCGACGAACCACAAGAGCCGGCGCCACCTCCAGAGGTTCCGAGGCCGCCTTTCCTGCCGGCCGAGATCGCAAAGTTGCCGGAGTCGCCTGCGCCAATATCCAGGCCGAAAGCCGGGCGGACAAAACGGCGCTTCGCTGCCGTCGCCGGCGTGATCGCCTTCGGTGTCTTCACCGTCTATCCTCGGGTCGTCTCGCCTCCGCCCAATCCCATCGCGGCCGATCCCACGTCGGCCGACCTTACATCCCTGCTCTCGCGCATCGGCGACATCAATGCCGACGACAGCGATCGACGCCGGCGGGCAGTCGCCGCCTTGGAGGCAGCGCTCGGCAACGTCGGCGGGCTGCAGCCGGTAGAGCGACAGCGGTTGGCATCGGGACTGACCCGGCTCGCGATGAAGCCGTCGCGCGATGGGCTTTCGGCAGAAGGACGCTATAACGCGTTCTATCTGCTGGCAAAGGTCGAGCCTAACGCGTGGCAGGACGAGGACTGGGCCGAAACTCGGGCCGGGCTGCGCCGGGCCCTGCTTGATCTGCAGGCGGATGCCACGTCGGGCGGCATGCAGATCGGCGCACAGACGCAGGCCGTCGTCGACAGCCTGCGTGGCCGCGTCTTCGCCCCGGCCGAGACTCGGTCTACCAACCTGAATTTCTCAAACCAACAATATGGTGGCTCGATGAGCCGCGCCGATGCCGGCAACATTCAGGCGGTGCTGACGGCCCTATCCTGGAAGGTACTGGGACTTGACGGAACTCGGGTGACGACCGCCGCGGCCGTCGGCGTAAACGCCGTCCGATATGGCCCACCCCAGGATCGTCCTGCGGCTCGCAGGCTGGCTCTGGATTTGCTCGCAGCCGGCGTTCCGGTTCTGGGCCAACCGGTGAGCACTCCGAATATCGACGGCAAGGGGCCGATCGAAGTCTGGGTCAGCACACCCGTTCCAGCTGACCGCTGGCGCGAGACAAAACCCGTCGCGGCGTGGTGCTTCCAAGGTCGCGAAGAAGGGGCTGTTTTTCCCTTCTCGGTGAGATGTCTCCCGACGGCTGCGGAATGTAAAAACAAGATCAATGAGCGCAGCGCGTACCCTACCACGAACTCCCAATGCCAGTTCATGCCATTTCTCGATGAGGTGCAATGGCCCCCTGGCTGGATCATCGACGATCTTGGTGCTTGGAGTGGCGGCCCGAATCGGAGATCCTATTATATGGAGAGTCCGGCGCCGTTTGCTCGTCCATATCCGGCAATTCCGGAATAGCTGTCGCGGGCAAATGCTACAGCCACTTCGTCAGATCGATCGCTTTGCCCTTGCTCCACTCGACCTTTCCGGTCGTGTCGGCCGGGACGAGATTGGCCTTGCCGCCGTTCTGATAGGCTCCAGTGGCGAACAGCGTCTGCTCTTTCGTGCGGCGCTTGAGGATCTCGGGCGGCTTTTTCCAGTTCAGGAACTCGGCGGCCGCTTTCTTGCGGTCGCCCGCATT includes the following:
- a CDS encoding caspase family protein, with amino-acid sequence MPRNLGKRVALVMGVEDYEALRPLQRPVSDARAVAAALKELGFELERSASGEDFIRDPERGEALTAREDFLDRTRDADIALFYFSGHAVQVDGANYLLLKDSSVPQKALLNDLTLPLSSVLERMRNRASNSIIILDACRNDPFRGQFLKDEDDNAKGVTLPPTGLAGISLPKGSKSQNPRTVHIIFSTSDGATAADMVRSSDAALLQEIGNNSPFTAALLKHIKTPGLSISDMVGHVSATLQQWTGFEQQPWHNSLPGSPVRLNPIDEPQEPAPPPEVPRPPFLPAEIAKLPESPAPISRPKAGRTKRRFAAVAGVIAFGVFTVYPRVVSPPPNPIAADPTSADLTSLLSRIGDINADDSDRRRRAVAALEAALGNVGGLQPVERQRLASGLTRLAMKPSRDGLSAEGRYNAFYLLAKVEPNAWQDEDWAETRAGLRRALLDLQADATSGGMQIGAQTQAVVDSLRGRVFAPAETRSTNLNFSNQQYGGSMSRADAGNIQAVLTALSWKVLGLDGTRVTTAAAVGVNAVRYGPPQDRPAARRLALDLLAAGVPVLGQPVSTPNIDGKGPIEVWVSTPVPADRWRETKPVAAWCFQGREEGAVFPFSVRCLPTAAECKNKINERSAYPTTNSQCQFMPFLDEVQWPPGWIIDDLGAWSGGPNRRSYYMESPAPFARPYPAIPE